The following are encoded in a window of Peromyscus eremicus chromosome 12, PerEre_H2_v1, whole genome shotgun sequence genomic DNA:
- the Tnk2 gene encoding activated CDC42 kinase 1 isoform X5, whose product MQPEEGTGWLLELLSEVQLQQYFLRLRDDLNITRLSHFEYVKNEDLEKIGMGRPGQRRLWEAVKRRKTVCKRKSWMSKVFSGKRLEAEFPPHQSQSTFRKPSPTPGGLAGEGTLQSLTCLISEKDLRLLEKLGDGSFGVVRRGEWDAPAGRTVSVAVKCLKPDVLSQPEAMDDFIREVNAMHTLDHRNLIRLYGVVLTPPMKMVTELAPLGSLLDRLRKHQGHFLLGTLSRYAVQVAEGMGYLESKRFIHRDLAARNLLLATRDLVKIGDFGLMRALPQNDDHYVMQEHRKVPFAWCAPESLKTRTFSHASDTWMFGVTLWEMFTYGQEPWIGLNGSQILHKIDKEGERLPRPEDCPQDIYNVMVQCWAHKPEDRPTFVALRDFLLEAQPTDMRALQDFEEPDKLHIQMNDVITVIEGRAENYWWRGQNTRTLCVGPFPRNVVTSVAGLSAQDISQPLQNSFIHTGHGDSDPRHCWGFPDRIDELYLGNPMDPPDLLSVELSTSRPAQHLGRVKREPPPRPPQPAIFTQKPTYDPVSEDQDPLSSDFKRLGLRKPALPRGLWLAKPSARVPGTKAARGGGGGEVTLIDFGEEPAVPAPRPCAPSLAQLAMDACSLLDKTPPQSPTRALPRPLHPTPVVDWDARPLPPPPAYDEVAQDEDDFEVCSINSTLVGAGLPAGPSQGETNYAFVPEQAQLPPALEDNLFLPPQGGGAKPPSLAQTAEIFQALQQECMRQLQVPAGPLTPSPTPGGDDKPQVPPRVPIPPRPTRPRVELSPAPPGEEEASRWPGPASPPRVPPREPLSPQGSRTPSPLVPPGSSPLPHRLSSSPGKPMPTTQSFASDPKYATPQVIQAPGPRAGPCILPIVRDGRKVSSTHYYLLPERPAYLERYQRFLREAQSPEEPAPLPVPLLLPPPSTPAPAAPTATVRPMPQAAPDPKANFSTNNSNPGARPPAPRATARLPQRGCPGDGHEAAQPADKIQMVEQLFGLGLRPRVECHKVLEMFDWNLEQAGCHLLGSCGPAHHKR is encoded by the exons ATGCAGCCGGAGGAGGGCACGGGCTGGCTGTTGGAACTGTTGTCTGAGGTGCAGCTACAGCAGTATTTCCTGAGGCTCCGTGATGACCTCAACATCACCCGCCTGTCCCACTTTGAGTATGTCAAGAACGAAGATCTGGAAAAGATTGGCATGGGCCGGCCTG GTCAGAGGCGTCTGTGGGAGGCTGTGAAGAGGAGGAAGACCGTGTGCAAACGCAAGTCGTGGATGAGCAAG GTGTTCAGTGGAAAGCGGCTGGAGGCTGAGTTCCCGCCCCATCAGTCTCAGAGCACCTTCCGGAAGCCCTCACCCACCCCAGGGGGCCTGGCAGGGGAGGGGACCCTGCAGAGCCTCACCTGCCTCATCAGTGAGAAGGACCTGCGCCTCCTGGAGAAGCTGGGAGACGGCTCCTTTGGCGTGGTGCGCAGGGGCGAATGGGATGCTCCTGCAGGGAGGACG GTGAGCGTGGCGGTGAAGTGCCTGAAGCCCGATGTGCTGAGCCAGCCAGAGGCCATGGACGACTTCATCCGGGAGGTCAATGCCATGCATACACTTGACCACCGGAACCTCATTCGCCTGTACGGTGTGGTGCTCACACCGCCCATGAAGATG GTGACGGAACTGGCACCTCTGGGATCTCTGTTGGACCGCCTACGGAAACACCAAGGCCATTTCCTCTTGGGGACTCTGAGCCGCTACGCCGTGCAGGTGGCTGAGGGCATGGGCTACCTGGAGTCCAAGCGCTTCATTCACCGGGACCTGGCTGCTCGGAATCTGCTGCTGGCTACCCGTGACCTGGTCAAGATCGGGGACTTCGGGCTAATGCGGGCCCTGCCCCAGAATGACGACCACTACGTCATGCAGGAACATCGCAAGGTGCCCTTCGCCTG GTGTGCCCCTGAGAGCCTGAAGACACGGACCTTCTCTCATGCCAGCGACACCTGGATGTTTGGGGTCACACTGTGGGAGATGTTCACGTATGGCCAGGAGCCCTGGATTGGCCTCAACGGCAGCCAG ATCCTGCATAAGATTGACAAGGAAGGGGAGCGCCTGCCCCGGCCTGAGGACTGCCCCCAGGACATCTACAACGTCATGGTCCAGTGCTGGGCCCACAAGCCAGAGGACAGACCCACGTTTGTGGCCCTTCGGGACTTCCTGCTGGAG GCTCAGCCTACTGACATGCGGGCCCTTCAGGACTTCGAGGAGCCGGACAAGCTGCACATCCAGATGAATGACGTCATCACTGTCATCGAGGGACG GGCTGAGAACTACTGGTGGCGTGGTCAGAACACCCGGACGCTGTGTGTGGGACCCTTCCCTCGGAATGTAGTGACCTCCGTGGCCGGCCTGTCGGCCCAGGACATCAGCCAGCCTCTACAGAATAGCTTCATCCACACGGGGCATGGCGACAGTGACCCCCGCCACTGCTGGGGATTCCCTGACAGGATTGATGA ACTGTATCTGGGAAACCCCATGGACCCTCCTGACCTGCTGAGTGTGGAACTGAGCACCTCCCGACCCGCCCAGCATCTGGGAAGGGTGAAAA GGGAACCTCCACCTCGCCCACCTCAGCCTGCCATCTTCACTCAGA AGCCGACATACGACCCTGTGAGTGAGGACCAAGACCCCCTGTCCAGCGACTTCAAGCGGCTGGGCCTGAGGAAGCCCGCCCTGCCCCGGGGGCTGTGGCTGGCGAAGCCCTCGGCCCGCGTGCCGGGCACCAAGGCAGCCCGCGGTGGCGGTGGGGGCGAAGTCACGCTCATCGACTTCGGGGAGGAGCCCGCGGTCCCAGCCCCGCGGCCCTGTGCACCCTCCTTGGCACAGTTGGCCATGGATGCCTGCTCCCTGCTGGACAAGACACCCCCCCAGAGCCCGACACGGGCGCTGCCCCGGCCCTTACACCCCACGCCCGTGGTCGACTGGGACGCTCGCCCGCTGCCCCCGCCCCCTGCCTACGACGAGGTGGCCCAAGATGAGGATGACTTTGAGGTCTGCTCTATCAACAGCACGCTCGTGGGTGCAGGGCTCCCTGCTGGGCCGAGCCAGGGCGAGACCAATTACGCCTTTGTGCCCGAGCAGGCGCAGCTGCCCCCTGCCCTGGAGGACAACCTATTCCTTCCACCGCAGGGTGGCGGCGCCAAGCCACCCAGCCTGGCCCAGACCGCGGAGATTTTCCAGGCGCTGCAGCAGGAGTGTATGCGGCAGCTCCAGGTCCCTGCTGGCCCgctgaccccctcccccaccccaggaggCGATGACAAGCCCCAGGTGCCACCCCGGGTGCCTATCCCCCCTCGGCCCACACGTCCACGTGTGGAGCTATCTCCGGCTCCCCCGGGTGAGGAAGAGGCGAGCCGGTGGCCTGGACCTGCCTCCCCTCCCCGAGTGCCTCCCCGGGAACCCCTGTCCCCTCAAGGTTCAAGGACCCCGAGCCCCCTGGTGCCACCTGGCAGCTCTCCATTACCACACCGGCTCTCCAGCTCACCCGGAAAGCCCATGCCCACCACCCAGAGCTTCGCCTCAGACCCTAAGTATGCCACGCCACAAGTGATCCAGGCGCCTGGCCCGCGGGCTGGCCCCTGTATCCTGCCCATTGTCCGCGACGGCAGGAAGGTCAGCAGTACTCACTACTACCTGCTGCCTGAGCGCCCTGCTTACCTGGAGCGCTATCAGCGCTTCCTTCGGGAGGCCCAGAGCCCCGAAGAGCCAGCCCCCCTGCCTGTACCCCTCCTGCTGCCCCCACCCAGTACCCCAGCCCCCGCCGCTCCCACTGCCACCGTTCGACCTATGCCTCAGGCTGCCCCAGACCCAAAGGCCAACTTCTCCACCAATAACAGCAACCCAGGGGCTCGGCCACCAGCCCCGAGGGCCACTGCTCGGCTGCCACAGCGGGGCTGCCCAGGGGATGGGCACGAGGCTGCCCAGCCGGCAGACAAGATCCAGATG GTGGAGCAGCTCTTTGGGCTGGGTCTTCGGCCACGGGTGGAGTGCCACAAAGTGCTGGAGATGTTTGACTGGaacctggagcaagctggctgccACCTTCTGGGTTCCTGTGGCCCTGCCCACCACAA
- the Tnk2 gene encoding activated CDC42 kinase 1 isoform X3, with the protein MQPEEGTGWLLELLSEVQLQQYFLRLRDDLNITRLSHFEYVKNEDLEKIGMGRPGQRRLWEAVKRRKTVCKRKSWMSKVFSGKRLEAEFPPHQSQSTFRKPSPTPGGLAGEGTLQSLTCLISEKDLRLLEKLGDGSFGVVRRGEWDAPAGRTVSVAVKCLKPDVLSQPEAMDDFIREVNAMHTLDHRNLIRLYGVVLTPPMKMVTELAPLGSLLDRLRKHQGHFLLGTLSRYAVQVAEGMGYLESKRFIHRDLAARNLLLATRDLVKIGDFGLMRALPQNDDHYVMQEHRKVPFAWCAPESLKTRTFSHASDTWMFGVTLWEMFTYGQEPWIGLNGSQILHKIDKEGERLPRPEDCPQDIYNVMVQCWAHKPEDRPTFVALRDFLLEAQPTDMRALQDFEEPDKLHIQMNDVITVIEGRAENYWWRGQNTRTLCVGPFPRNVVTSVAGLSAQDISQPLQNSFIHTGHGDSDPRHCWGFPDRIDELYLGNPMDPPDLLSVELSTSRPAQHLGRVKKPTYDPVSEDQDPLSSDFKRLGLRKPALPRGLWLAKPSARVPGTKAARGGGGGEVTLIDFGEEPAVPAPRPCAPSLAQLAMDACSLLDKTPPQSPTRALPRPLHPTPVVDWDARPLPPPPAYDEVAQDEDDFEVCSINSTLVGAGLPAGPSQGETNYAFVPEQAQLPPALEDNLFLPPQGGGAKPPSLAQTAEIFQALQQECMRQLQVPAGPLTPSPTPGGDDKPQVPPRVPIPPRPTRPRVELSPAPPGEEEASRWPGPASPPRVPPREPLSPQGSRTPSPLVPPGSSPLPHRLSSSPGKPMPTTQSFASDPKYATPQVIQAPGPRAGPCILPIVRDGRKVSSTHYYLLPERPAYLERYQRFLREAQSPEEPAPLPVPLLLPPPSTPAPAAPTATVRPMPQAAPDPKANFSTNNSNPGARPPAPRATARLPQRGCPGDGHEAAQPADKIQMLQAMVHGVTTEECQAALQSHSWSVQRAAQYLKVEQLFGLGLRPRVECHKVLEMFDWNLEQAGCHLLGSCGPAHHKR; encoded by the exons ATGCAGCCGGAGGAGGGCACGGGCTGGCTGTTGGAACTGTTGTCTGAGGTGCAGCTACAGCAGTATTTCCTGAGGCTCCGTGATGACCTCAACATCACCCGCCTGTCCCACTTTGAGTATGTCAAGAACGAAGATCTGGAAAAGATTGGCATGGGCCGGCCTG GTCAGAGGCGTCTGTGGGAGGCTGTGAAGAGGAGGAAGACCGTGTGCAAACGCAAGTCGTGGATGAGCAAG GTGTTCAGTGGAAAGCGGCTGGAGGCTGAGTTCCCGCCCCATCAGTCTCAGAGCACCTTCCGGAAGCCCTCACCCACCCCAGGGGGCCTGGCAGGGGAGGGGACCCTGCAGAGCCTCACCTGCCTCATCAGTGAGAAGGACCTGCGCCTCCTGGAGAAGCTGGGAGACGGCTCCTTTGGCGTGGTGCGCAGGGGCGAATGGGATGCTCCTGCAGGGAGGACG GTGAGCGTGGCGGTGAAGTGCCTGAAGCCCGATGTGCTGAGCCAGCCAGAGGCCATGGACGACTTCATCCGGGAGGTCAATGCCATGCATACACTTGACCACCGGAACCTCATTCGCCTGTACGGTGTGGTGCTCACACCGCCCATGAAGATG GTGACGGAACTGGCACCTCTGGGATCTCTGTTGGACCGCCTACGGAAACACCAAGGCCATTTCCTCTTGGGGACTCTGAGCCGCTACGCCGTGCAGGTGGCTGAGGGCATGGGCTACCTGGAGTCCAAGCGCTTCATTCACCGGGACCTGGCTGCTCGGAATCTGCTGCTGGCTACCCGTGACCTGGTCAAGATCGGGGACTTCGGGCTAATGCGGGCCCTGCCCCAGAATGACGACCACTACGTCATGCAGGAACATCGCAAGGTGCCCTTCGCCTG GTGTGCCCCTGAGAGCCTGAAGACACGGACCTTCTCTCATGCCAGCGACACCTGGATGTTTGGGGTCACACTGTGGGAGATGTTCACGTATGGCCAGGAGCCCTGGATTGGCCTCAACGGCAGCCAG ATCCTGCATAAGATTGACAAGGAAGGGGAGCGCCTGCCCCGGCCTGAGGACTGCCCCCAGGACATCTACAACGTCATGGTCCAGTGCTGGGCCCACAAGCCAGAGGACAGACCCACGTTTGTGGCCCTTCGGGACTTCCTGCTGGAG GCTCAGCCTACTGACATGCGGGCCCTTCAGGACTTCGAGGAGCCGGACAAGCTGCACATCCAGATGAATGACGTCATCACTGTCATCGAGGGACG GGCTGAGAACTACTGGTGGCGTGGTCAGAACACCCGGACGCTGTGTGTGGGACCCTTCCCTCGGAATGTAGTGACCTCCGTGGCCGGCCTGTCGGCCCAGGACATCAGCCAGCCTCTACAGAATAGCTTCATCCACACGGGGCATGGCGACAGTGACCCCCGCCACTGCTGGGGATTCCCTGACAGGATTGATGA ACTGTATCTGGGAAACCCCATGGACCCTCCTGACCTGCTGAGTGTGGAACTGAGCACCTCCCGACCCGCCCAGCATCTGGGAAGGGTGAAAA AGCCGACATACGACCCTGTGAGTGAGGACCAAGACCCCCTGTCCAGCGACTTCAAGCGGCTGGGCCTGAGGAAGCCCGCCCTGCCCCGGGGGCTGTGGCTGGCGAAGCCCTCGGCCCGCGTGCCGGGCACCAAGGCAGCCCGCGGTGGCGGTGGGGGCGAAGTCACGCTCATCGACTTCGGGGAGGAGCCCGCGGTCCCAGCCCCGCGGCCCTGTGCACCCTCCTTGGCACAGTTGGCCATGGATGCCTGCTCCCTGCTGGACAAGACACCCCCCCAGAGCCCGACACGGGCGCTGCCCCGGCCCTTACACCCCACGCCCGTGGTCGACTGGGACGCTCGCCCGCTGCCCCCGCCCCCTGCCTACGACGAGGTGGCCCAAGATGAGGATGACTTTGAGGTCTGCTCTATCAACAGCACGCTCGTGGGTGCAGGGCTCCCTGCTGGGCCGAGCCAGGGCGAGACCAATTACGCCTTTGTGCCCGAGCAGGCGCAGCTGCCCCCTGCCCTGGAGGACAACCTATTCCTTCCACCGCAGGGTGGCGGCGCCAAGCCACCCAGCCTGGCCCAGACCGCGGAGATTTTCCAGGCGCTGCAGCAGGAGTGTATGCGGCAGCTCCAGGTCCCTGCTGGCCCgctgaccccctcccccaccccaggaggCGATGACAAGCCCCAGGTGCCACCCCGGGTGCCTATCCCCCCTCGGCCCACACGTCCACGTGTGGAGCTATCTCCGGCTCCCCCGGGTGAGGAAGAGGCGAGCCGGTGGCCTGGACCTGCCTCCCCTCCCCGAGTGCCTCCCCGGGAACCCCTGTCCCCTCAAGGTTCAAGGACCCCGAGCCCCCTGGTGCCACCTGGCAGCTCTCCATTACCACACCGGCTCTCCAGCTCACCCGGAAAGCCCATGCCCACCACCCAGAGCTTCGCCTCAGACCCTAAGTATGCCACGCCACAAGTGATCCAGGCGCCTGGCCCGCGGGCTGGCCCCTGTATCCTGCCCATTGTCCGCGACGGCAGGAAGGTCAGCAGTACTCACTACTACCTGCTGCCTGAGCGCCCTGCTTACCTGGAGCGCTATCAGCGCTTCCTTCGGGAGGCCCAGAGCCCCGAAGAGCCAGCCCCCCTGCCTGTACCCCTCCTGCTGCCCCCACCCAGTACCCCAGCCCCCGCCGCTCCCACTGCCACCGTTCGACCTATGCCTCAGGCTGCCCCAGACCCAAAGGCCAACTTCTCCACCAATAACAGCAACCCAGGGGCTCGGCCACCAGCCCCGAGGGCCACTGCTCGGCTGCCACAGCGGGGCTGCCCAGGGGATGGGCACGAGGCTGCCCAGCCGGCAGACAAGATCCAGATG CTGCAGGCCATGGTGCATGGGGTGACCACAGAGGAGTGCCAGGCGGCCCTGCAGAGCCACAGCTGGAGTGTGCAGAGGGCTGCCCAGTATCTGAAG GTGGAGCAGCTCTTTGGGCTGGGTCTTCGGCCACGGGTGGAGTGCCACAAAGTGCTGGAGATGTTTGACTGGaacctggagcaagctggctgccACCTTCTGGGTTCCTGTGGCCCTGCCCACCACAA